One segment of Aestuariirhabdus haliotis DNA contains the following:
- the maiA gene encoding maleylacetoacetate isomerase: MMKLYTYWRSSAAYRVRIALNLKQIVYQPAYLHLVNNGGEQHADEYRQLNPQMLVPALELDNGRVLTQSMAIMEYLDEVEPGIALLPADALGRARVRALAQLVACEIHPLNNLRVLQYLSNTIEIEDQQKKQWYQNWVTQGFNALETMLKTSSDTGTYCHGESPGLADACLIPQVYNANRFDIDLTDYPTITRINSACLKLQAFQQAVPEAQGDAQ, encoded by the coding sequence ATGATGAAACTCTATACCTATTGGCGATCTTCAGCGGCCTACCGAGTCCGCATTGCCCTGAACCTTAAACAGATCGTTTACCAGCCAGCCTATCTGCATCTGGTCAACAACGGTGGTGAACAGCACGCTGATGAGTACCGCCAACTAAATCCACAAATGCTGGTGCCAGCCCTGGAGTTAGATAATGGCAGGGTACTGACCCAGTCCATGGCGATTATGGAATATCTGGACGAGGTTGAACCCGGTATTGCTTTACTGCCCGCCGATGCCCTGGGTCGAGCCAGGGTCCGTGCATTGGCGCAACTGGTGGCTTGTGAAATACACCCGCTAAACAACCTGAGAGTACTGCAATACCTGAGCAATACGATTGAGATCGAGGATCAACAAAAAAAGCAGTGGTACCAGAATTGGGTAACCCAGGGTTTTAACGCCCTGGAAACGATGCTCAAGACAAGCTCCGATACCGGCACCTATTGCCATGGGGAATCACCAGGACTCGCCGACGCCTGCCTGATACCCCAGGTGTACAACGCCAATCGATTTGATATCGACCTGACAGACTACCCGACGATCACTCGTATTAACTCAGCCTGCCTGAAACTACAGGCTTTTCAGCAAGCCGTACCGGAAGCGCAGGGAGATGCCCAGTAA
- a CDS encoding putative bifunctional diguanylate cyclase/phosphodiesterase has translation MPKRGPLSPLLIEVVIASCIALSVFFVFILFDLNEQWYALTRQYEDYELDELTGLVVGALLGLLFVSICLLRRSLIDRSSILTLSRDMEYQAYTDHLTQLPNRRALDKMTRSLIAQSSSRKNAFTLMSIDLDSFKFINDTLGHSTGDKLLKAVSDRFSKVTPESSMVFRIGGDEFCVLLPGQTSNEQCLQICDELNAHITDPFCIDGQKLHISQTIGISRYPEDGNTFEQLLKIADIAMYMGKSPGQGRNNFMDRDFIRDMKRRFIVQHGLNDAVTKNELFVEYQPKVALGSEELVGSEALVRWRHPEHGLIPPNEFIYIAEESHAVRSIDFFVLESVCKQIKSWGQGAKPVAVNLSPLLFADANLATDIMSVIRKHDISPSLIELEITERTIVADSDIPMRICKALTEQGVKLSLDDFGTGYSSLSHLADFPISAVKIDRAFIRRICHHDRTRNIVAAVIGLAAALDIRVIAEGVETATQHSLVGSMGCDEAQGYYFGRPMANGDFTHRLLHGSLQPAEI, from the coding sequence ATGCCTAAAAGAGGACCTCTGTCGCCGCTGCTTATAGAGGTAGTGATCGCTTCATGTATTGCATTATCTGTTTTCTTTGTTTTTATTCTTTTTGACCTGAATGAGCAGTGGTATGCGCTAACCAGGCAATATGAGGACTACGAACTTGATGAGCTGACTGGCCTGGTGGTGGGTGCCTTACTCGGCTTGTTGTTTGTGAGTATTTGTCTGTTACGACGTTCATTGATTGACCGTAGCAGTATTTTGACCCTGTCTCGGGATATGGAATATCAGGCCTATACCGACCATTTGACCCAACTGCCCAATCGTCGCGCCCTGGACAAGATGACCCGTAGCCTGATTGCCCAGTCCTCCAGCCGAAAAAATGCCTTCACCCTGATGTCCATCGATCTGGATAGCTTCAAGTTTATCAATGATACCCTGGGGCATTCGACGGGGGACAAGTTACTGAAAGCGGTATCGGATCGTTTCTCCAAGGTGACTCCGGAATCCTCGATGGTATTTCGAATCGGGGGCGATGAGTTTTGTGTCTTGTTGCCAGGGCAGACATCCAATGAGCAATGCCTGCAAATTTGCGATGAACTCAATGCCCATATTACCGATCCCTTTTGTATCGATGGGCAAAAACTGCATATCTCCCAAACCATTGGTATCAGCCGTTATCCGGAAGATGGCAACACCTTTGAGCAGCTGTTAAAGATTGCTGACATTGCCATGTATATGGGCAAAAGCCCGGGGCAGGGTCGTAACAACTTTATGGACCGGGATTTTATTCGGGATATGAAGCGACGCTTTATTGTCCAGCACGGGTTAAATGATGCTGTGACGAAAAATGAGTTGTTTGTCGAGTATCAACCCAAGGTGGCGCTGGGCAGTGAAGAACTCGTGGGTTCTGAAGCCCTGGTGCGTTGGCGCCACCCCGAGCATGGTCTGATTCCGCCCAATGAATTTATCTATATTGCCGAAGAAAGCCATGCGGTACGCAGTATCGATTTTTTCGTTCTGGAATCGGTTTGCAAGCAGATTAAAAGTTGGGGCCAGGGCGCCAAACCCGTCGCCGTTAACTTATCACCATTACTCTTTGCCGATGCCAATCTGGCGACGGATATTATGTCCGTTATCAGAAAGCACGATATTTCACCCAGCTTAATTGAGCTTGAAATCACCGAGCGCACTATTGTGGCTGATTCCGATATACCCATGCGTATCTGCAAAGCCTTAACCGAGCAAGGCGTTAAGCTGAGTCTGGATGACTTTGGCACGGGCTATTCGTCTTTATCCCATCTGGCCGACTTTCCCATTTCGGCGGTGAAAATTGATCGCGCCTTTATCCGTCGCATTTGTCATCACGATCGTACCCGCAATATTGTTGCGGCGGTTATCGGACTGGCCGCGGCGCTCGATATCCGTGTGATTGCCGAAGGCGTAGAAACCGCTACCCAACATTCATTGGTGGGGTCGATGGGGTGTGACGAAGCCCAGGGCTATTATTTTGGCAGGCCCATGGCCAATGGGGATTTTACCCATCGTCTTCTGCATGGTTCGTTGCAGCCAGCGGAAATCTGA